A single genomic interval of Calypte anna isolate BGI_N300 chromosome 3, bCalAnn1_v1.p, whole genome shotgun sequence harbors:
- the CALHM6 gene encoding calcium homeostasis modulator protein 6, whose translation MNNLRGILDFCIRHQTALGYSTVSLLTVAMEQIFSSAVFKCPCNSWNTLYGSAFLLVPAIVLFLLGFMVNAKMWHLLTGICSSEKRNSQETCIHCCHNLVPVLARALVGPPTWIAVALLSVSFYECAASGSSRVQSFMCKDTDCYDLLAKIPCNPTLSKNITGDSLSFQAQSQLIGWLLILIITTVVLSSKCYSRCTSPVTYLQHKFCKIYSEQETKLFEVKAKEHATNLAEVNTRCFFEVTDPAPAPCMTPSNEDWKKTSLLYTYNPQEQYYSRLHKYASTNRGNSTTRFGEGGRIPPVSGSVDEAALRESGF comes from the exons atgaataatttacGTGGGATTCTGGATTTCTGCATCCGCCACCAGACCGCTCTGGGTTACAGCACTGTGTCTCTGCTGACAGTTGCCATGGAACAGATCTTCTCCTCTGCGGTGTTCAAGTGTCCCTGCAATTCTTGGAACACTCTGTAtggctctgccttcctcctAGTGCCTGCTATTGTCCTCTTTCTGCTTGGCTTCATGGTGAACGCCAAGATGTGGCACCTGCTGACAGGCATCTGCTCTTCGGAGAAACGCAACTCCCAGGAAACCTGCATCCACTGCTGCCACAACCTGGTGCCAGTGTTAGCCAGAGCCTTGGTGGGCCCCCCCACCTGGATCGCCGTGGCCCTGCTCAGCGTCAGTTTCTATGAGTGCGCGGCcagtgggagcagcagggtTCAGAGTTTCATGTGTAAAGACACAGACTGCTACGATCTGCTGGCCAAAATCCCCTGCAACCCAACCTTATCGAAGAACATAACAGGTGACTCCCTCAGCTTTCAGGCACAGTCCCAG CTCATAGGATGGCTCCTGATATTAATCATCACCACTGTGGTACTGAGTTCAAAATGTTACAGCCGCTGCACCTCCCCAGTTACCTATCTTCAGCACAAGTTCTGCAAAATTTACTCAGAACAGGAAACGAAGCTCTTTGAGGTCAAGGCTAAAGAGCATGCAACCAATCTGGCAGAAGTAAATACAAGATGTTTTTTTGAAGTCACTgacccagcaccagcaccatgTATGACTCCCAGCAACGAAGACTGGAAGAAGACTTCACTCTTGTATACCTACAATCCACAAGAGCAGTATTACAGCAGGCTGCACAAGTACGCTAGCACAAACAGGGGCAACAGCACCACCAGATTTGGGGAAGGAGGTCGGATTCCACCTGTTTCAGGATCTGTGGATGAAGCAGCCTTAAGAGAATCAGGGTTTTGA